In one Platichthys flesus chromosome 3, fPlaFle2.1, whole genome shotgun sequence genomic region, the following are encoded:
- the smyd1b gene encoding histone-lysine N-methyltransferase SMYD1b isoform X1 translates to MENVAVFDSPGKGRGLKATKEFWAGDVIFSEASLSAVVFDSLAERVCHSCFRTQEKLQKCGQCKFAHYCDRTCQRAGWAEHKQECGAIKSFGKAPNENIRLVARILWRMDKEGSVVSDMQLTTLEELEDHISDMQEEEMQEFKVDIHNFLDYWPRNSKQHRIDDISHLFGVINCNGFTVSDQRGLQAVGVGLFPNLCLVNHNCWPNCTVILNHGNQSAVNTVFHSQRRIELRSLGKIAEGEELMVSYVNYLNLSEERRRLLKTQYFFDCTCEHCNDHIKDDLKLGGREVDGVKPTEEQVKEATEYCFSRLEKMDNARLNGDYHEVVKICRDCIEKTEPVLADTHIYLLRMWSTLSEVQAYLQNFAEAADYARKMVEGYLKIYNPNNAALGMAAMRAGVNHWQAGEIEVGHSMVCKAYAILMVTHGPTHPITKDLEAMRMQTEMELRMFKQNEYVYHSMREAALKNKPMTMMNEPRSVEEGIKNLFHRRK, encoded by the exons ATGGAGAACGTGGCAGTATTCGACTCACCTGGAAAAGGGAGGGGTCTGAAGGCGACCAAGGAGTTCTGGGCTGGAGATGTGATTTTTTCAGAGGCCAGTCTTTCGGCTGTTGTGTTCGACAG TCTTGCCGAGCGTGTTTGCCACAGCTGTTTCCGCACAcaagagaagctgcagaaatgCGGCCAGTGCAAGTTTGCACATTATTGTGACCGAACCTGCCAGCGAGCCGGCTGGGCCGAACACAAGCAAGAGTGCGGTGCCATCAAATCCTTTGGCAAAGCACCCAATGAGAACATCCG CTTGGTTGCTCGCATCCTGTGGCGAATGGACAAGGAAGGGAGCGTGGTGTCTGACATGCAGCTGACGACActtgaggagctggaggatcaCATATCCGacatgcaggaggaagagatgcAGGAGTTCAAAGTGGACATCCACAACTTCCTCGACTACTGGCCCCGCAACAGCAAACAGCACAGAATCGATGACATCTCCCATCTCTTTGGAGTG ATCAACTGCAATGGCTTTACAGTCAGTGACCAGAGGGGTCTTCAGGCAGTGGGAGTCGGGCTTTTCCCAAATTTGTGCCTTGTGAATCACAACTGCTGGCCCAACTGCACTGTAATCCTCAATCACGGCAA TCAATCGGCTGTGAATACTGTCTTTCATTCTCAACGGAG GATTGAGCTGCGTTCTTTAGGTAAGATCGCAGAGGGCGAGGAGCTGATGGTCTCATACGTGAACTACTTGAATTTGTCCGAGGAGAGACGAAGACTGCTGAAAACCCAATATTTCTTTGACTGCACATGTGAGCACTGCAATGACCACATCAAGGATGATTTGAAGTTGGGGGGAAGGGAAGTGGACGGAGTCAAG CCTACAGAGGAGCAGGTGAAAGAGGCAACAGAGTATTGCTTTTCACGGCTGGAGAAGATGGACAATGCTCGATTAAACGGTGACTATCACGAG gtGGTTAAAATCTGCAGAGATTGCATCGAGAAAACAGAACCAGTTCTGGCCGACACTCACATCTACTTGTTGAGGATGTGGAGCACGCTAAGTGAGGTGCAAGCTTACCTGCAGAACTTTGCAGAAGCAGCAGACTACGCCCGTAAAATGGTGGAAGGATACTT GAAGATCTACAACCCAAACAATGCTGCTCTCGGTATGGCTGCCATGAGAGCCGGAGTGAACCACTGGCAGGCTGGCGAGATAGAGGTTGGCCATAGTATGGTCTGTAAGGCCTACGCCATTCTCATGGTCACCCACGGCCCTACACATCCCATCACCAAGGACCTGGAG GCGATGCGAATGCAGACAGAGATGGAGCTGAGGATGTTCAAGCAGAATGAATATGTTTACCACAGTATGAGAGAAGCAGCACTGAAGAACAAACCAATGACCATGATGAATGAGCCCAGGTCTGTGGAGGAGGGAATCAAGAATCTCTTTCATCGGAGGAAGTAA
- the smyd1b gene encoding histone-lysine N-methyltransferase SMYD1b isoform X2: MENVAVFDSPGKGRGLKATKEFWAGDVIFSEASLSAVVFDSLAERVCHSCFRTQEKLQKCGQCKFAHYCDRTCQRAGWAEHKQECGAIKSFGKAPNENIRLVARILWRMDKEGSVVSDMQLTTLEELEDHISDMQEEEMQEFKVDIHNFLDYWPRNSKQHRIDDISHLFGVINCNGFTVSDQRGLQAVGVGLFPNLCLVNHNCWPNCTVILNHGKIELRSLGKIAEGEELMVSYVNYLNLSEERRRLLKTQYFFDCTCEHCNDHIKDDLKLGGREVDGVKPTEEQVKEATEYCFSRLEKMDNARLNGDYHEVVKICRDCIEKTEPVLADTHIYLLRMWSTLSEVQAYLQNFAEAADYARKMVEGYLKIYNPNNAALGMAAMRAGVNHWQAGEIEVGHSMVCKAYAILMVTHGPTHPITKDLEAMRMQTEMELRMFKQNEYVYHSMREAALKNKPMTMMNEPRSVEEGIKNLFHRRK, translated from the exons ATGGAGAACGTGGCAGTATTCGACTCACCTGGAAAAGGGAGGGGTCTGAAGGCGACCAAGGAGTTCTGGGCTGGAGATGTGATTTTTTCAGAGGCCAGTCTTTCGGCTGTTGTGTTCGACAG TCTTGCCGAGCGTGTTTGCCACAGCTGTTTCCGCACAcaagagaagctgcagaaatgCGGCCAGTGCAAGTTTGCACATTATTGTGACCGAACCTGCCAGCGAGCCGGCTGGGCCGAACACAAGCAAGAGTGCGGTGCCATCAAATCCTTTGGCAAAGCACCCAATGAGAACATCCG CTTGGTTGCTCGCATCCTGTGGCGAATGGACAAGGAAGGGAGCGTGGTGTCTGACATGCAGCTGACGACActtgaggagctggaggatcaCATATCCGacatgcaggaggaagagatgcAGGAGTTCAAAGTGGACATCCACAACTTCCTCGACTACTGGCCCCGCAACAGCAAACAGCACAGAATCGATGACATCTCCCATCTCTTTGGAGTG ATCAACTGCAATGGCTTTACAGTCAGTGACCAGAGGGGTCTTCAGGCAGTGGGAGTCGGGCTTTTCCCAAATTTGTGCCTTGTGAATCACAACTGCTGGCCCAACTGCACTGTAATCCTCAATCACGGCAA GATTGAGCTGCGTTCTTTAGGTAAGATCGCAGAGGGCGAGGAGCTGATGGTCTCATACGTGAACTACTTGAATTTGTCCGAGGAGAGACGAAGACTGCTGAAAACCCAATATTTCTTTGACTGCACATGTGAGCACTGCAATGACCACATCAAGGATGATTTGAAGTTGGGGGGAAGGGAAGTGGACGGAGTCAAG CCTACAGAGGAGCAGGTGAAAGAGGCAACAGAGTATTGCTTTTCACGGCTGGAGAAGATGGACAATGCTCGATTAAACGGTGACTATCACGAG gtGGTTAAAATCTGCAGAGATTGCATCGAGAAAACAGAACCAGTTCTGGCCGACACTCACATCTACTTGTTGAGGATGTGGAGCACGCTAAGTGAGGTGCAAGCTTACCTGCAGAACTTTGCAGAAGCAGCAGACTACGCCCGTAAAATGGTGGAAGGATACTT GAAGATCTACAACCCAAACAATGCTGCTCTCGGTATGGCTGCCATGAGAGCCGGAGTGAACCACTGGCAGGCTGGCGAGATAGAGGTTGGCCATAGTATGGTCTGTAAGGCCTACGCCATTCTCATGGTCACCCACGGCCCTACACATCCCATCACCAAGGACCTGGAG GCGATGCGAATGCAGACAGAGATGGAGCTGAGGATGTTCAAGCAGAATGAATATGTTTACCACAGTATGAGAGAAGCAGCACTGAAGAACAAACCAATGACCATGATGAATGAGCCCAGGTCTGTGGAGGAGGGAATCAAGAATCTCTTTCATCGGAGGAAGTAA
- the LOC133950738 gene encoding fatty acid-binding protein, liver-type-like, which translates to MPFSGKYQLDSQENFEPFMKAIGLPDDLIQKGKDIKSISEIEETGDNFKVTVTTGPKVLVNTFTIGQEAELETVTGEKVKAVVQRDGSNKLKVSLKGIESVTELVDANTIVNTMTLGGIVYKRTSKRM; encoded by the exons ATGCCTTTCTCTGGAAAGTACCAGCTGGACTCTCAGGAGAACTTTGAGCCTTTCATGAAGGCAATTG GTCTCCCTGATGACCTCATCCAGAAAGGCAAAGATATCAAGAGCATCTCTGAGATCGAGGAGACGGGCGACAACTTCAAGGTGACGGTCACGACCGGGCCAAAGGTCCTCGTCAACACCTTCACCATCGGACAGGAGGCTGAGCTGGAGACCGTCACTGGGGAGAAGGTCAAG GCGGTGGTTCAGCGTGACGGCAGCAACAAGTTGAAGGTCAGCCTCAAGGGAATCGAGTCTGTCACAGAACTGGTGGATGCAAACACTATTGTCAAT aCAATGACACTCGGCGGCATTGTGTACAAGAGGACGAGCAAACGCATGTAA
- the LOC133940973 gene encoding isotocin-neurophysin IT 1-like codes for MTGAAVSVCLLFLVSLCSACYISNCPIGGKRSIMDAPLRKCMSCGPGDRGRCFGPGICCGEGLGCLLGSPETAHCVEENYLLTPCHAGGRPCGSEGGRCAASGLCCDAESCTTDQSCLIEEDGEDQTGQLEGGDPSDIIFRLLHLVGHASPHQSHQ; via the exons atgACTGGAGCCGCTGTTTCCGTGTGCCTACTTTTTCTTGTGTCTCTATGTTCAGCATGTTACATCTCAAACTGTCCCATCGGCGGGAAGCGGTCCATCATGGATGCACCACTACGCAAG tgcatGTCCTGTGGCCCCGGGGACAGGGGCCGCTGCTTCGGCCCCGGTATCTGCTGCGGGGAGGGTCTGGGCTGCCTGCTGGGCTCCCCAGAGACAGCTCACTGTGTGGAGGAGAACTACCTGCTCACCCCCTGCCACGCAGGAGGGAGACCCTGTGGATCTGAGGGAGGACGCTGTGCGGCATCAGGACTCTGCTGTGATGCAG AGAGTTGCACCACAGACCAATCCTGCCTCAtcgaggaggacggagaggaccAAACCGGCCAATTGGAAGGCGGCGACCCCAGTGACATCATCTTCAGGCTCCTGCATCTGGTCGGTCACGCTTCTCCTCATCAAAGTCACCAGTGA
- the znf366 gene encoding zinc finger protein 366 — protein sequence METDRVRFSPGRSPPLRDELRQPPQHSFYLGPTPLYMKPPKFSPPSYPSIPPTRDAYRMFSSPAFFPLLGSGYTPKEGSQKRKRTPFKMDAQGGESPDRGEVEAGESGSKNTVDLSHIPLSLPLRPIPSPAPKPHPGMIELHRLQLHQRSPGMNLPVQVKQEPLSPSPVWPPSPLLFHPPFFPPLHHSLLPYPFFMPGPVMHLSPGAFYPREGFRPGHRTRDRAPRGGAASAEKLGLDVHVDDSYYVDVGGDQKRWKCRMCDKSYTSKYNLVTHILGHNGIKPHGCHLCGKLFKQLSHLHTHLLTHQGMRPHKCQVCHKAFTQTSHLKRHMMQHSDVKPYSCSVCGRGFAYPSELRAHELKHEKGQENVCVECGLDFPTLAQLKRHLTAHRGPTLYRCAECQKTFQYPSQLQNHMMKHKDIRPHICSECGMEFIQSHHLKQHTLTHKGVKEHKCRICGREFTLLANMKRHVLIHTNIRAYQCHMCFKSFVQKQTLKAHMIVHSDIKPYKCKLCGKEFNRMHNLMGHMHLHSDSKPFKCLYCPSKFTLKGNLTRHMKVKHGVMDRGLDERLFRQRGRFCLTAPMGLLTHLGQEEPFDLSQKPPGLPSLRLAQSDGESVPGSSCQEEEEDEDSLYRRSQYSPEVDQHEAAGEEQYSLKLEERGEGSPDEKQMYQQSLTHDTGAAAEEKGSSVDPRGDQVRLLQSETSCGSDSELEEEEEEEAYHHETRHRQSCDSEMEDLHHDLDESEQSKQQLVDFHEAAINVAERNQSEVREGQFISTEDEEGQRE from the exons atggaaaCCGATAGAGTGAGATTCTCTCCAGGAAGAAGTCCTCCTCTCAGAGATGAGCTCAGGCAACCGCCCCAGCACAGTTTCTACCTAGGTCCAACTCCACTCTATATGAAACCCCCAAAGTTCTCCCCTCCCAGTTACCCCAGCATCCCACCCACCAGGGACGCCTACAGGATGTTCAGCTCACCTGCTTTCTTTCCCTTGCTTGGCTCTGGGTACACTCCAAAGGAGGGATCCCAAAAACGCAAAAGAACTCCTTTCAAAATGGACGCCCAAGGAGGTGAATCccctgacagaggagaggtggaggcagGAGAGAGCGGCAGTAAGAATACAGTAGACCTCTCCCACATCCCCTTGTCTCTCCCCCTTCGCCCCATTCCTTCCCCAGCTCCAAAACCCCACCCGGGTATGATCGAGCTCCACAGACTGCAGCTTCACCAGCGATCGCCGGGTATGAATCTACCTGTGCAGGTGAAACAGGAGCCTCTCAGTCCTTCCCCAGTTtggcctccctctcctctccttttccatCCTCCTTTCTTCCCACCTCTCCACCACAGCCTCCTCCCTTACCCCTTCTTCATGCCCGGACCTGTCATGCACCTCTCCCCCGGTGCTTTCTACCCCAGAGAGGGTTTCCGACCCGGTCATCGCACCCGCGACCGAGCTCCCCGAGGCGGGGCAGCCAGCGCTGAGAAGCTCGGGTTGGACGTTCACGTGGATGACAGCTACTATGTGGATGTCGGAGGCGACCAGAAGCGATGGAAGTGTCGCATGTGTGACAAGTCGTACACCTCCAAGTACAACCTGGTCACGCACATCCTGGGCCACAATGGCATCAAGCCGCACGGGTGCCACCTGTGCGGGAAGCTCTTCAAGCAGCTGAGTCACCTgcacactcacctgctcacaCATCAGGGCATGAGACCCCACAAGTGCCAGGTGTGCCACAAGGCCTTCACCCAGACCAGCCACCTGAAGAGGCACATGATGCAGCACAGCGACGTGAAGCCATACAG CTGCAGCGTGTGTGGCCGAGGCTTCGCTTACCCCAGTGAGCTGCGTGCCCACGAGCTGAAGCACGAGAAGGGCCAGGAGAACGTGTGCGTGGAGTGTGGTCTGGACTTTCCCACACTCGCTCAGCTGAAGAGGCACCTGACCGCCCATCGGGGACCCACCCTGTACAG GTGCGCAGAGTGCCAGAAGACTTTCCAGTACCCGAGTCAGCTGCAGAACCACAtgatgaaacacaaagacatccGACCACACATCTGCAGCGAGTGTGGGATGGAGTTCATCCAGTCGCACCACCTGAAACAGCACACGCTCACTCACAAA GGCGTGAAAGAGCATAAGTGTCGCATCTGTGGTCGTGAGTTTACCCTGTTGGCCAACATGAAGCGCCACGTCCTCATCCACACCAACATTCGGGCCTACCAGTGCCACATGTGCTTCAAGAGTTTCGTCCAAAAACAGACTCTCAAGGCTCACATGATCGTCCACTCGGACATCAAGCCCTATAAGTGCAAG ctTTGTGGAAAAGAGTTCAACAGGATGCATAATCTGATGGGCCACATGCATCTGCACTCAGACAGCAAACCCTTTAAATGCCTCTACTGCCCGAGCAAGTTCACGCTGAAAGGAAACCTCACCAGACACATGAAGGTCAAACATGGCGTCATGGACAGAGGGCTGGATGAAAGAT TGTTTAGGCAGAGGGGCCGTTTCTGCCTGACCGCTCCAATGGGCCTCCTCACCCACCTCGGCCAAGAGGAGCCGTTTGACCTTTCCCAGAAGCCACCGGGCCTGCCCAGCCTTCGTCTCGCCCAGTCTGATGGCGAGAGTGTCCCGGGGAGCTCgtgtcaggaggaggaggaggatgaagatagCTTGTACAGAAGGAGCCAGTACAGCCCGGAGGTGGACCAACACGAGGCTGCAGGCGAGGAGCAGTACAGCCTtaagctggaggagagaggagagggatcTCCAGACGAGAAACAGATGTACCAGCAAAGTTTGACTCATGACACGGGGgctgcagcagaagaaaaaggaTCATCTGTAGATCCCAGAGGTGACCAGGTCCGACTCCTGCAGTCAGAAACCTCCTGTGGATCTGattcagagctggaggaggaggaagaggaggaggcgtaCCACCATGAAACACGCCACAGACAGTCGTGTGACTCAGAGATGGAAGATCTTCACCATGATTTAGATGAGTCAGAGCAAAGCAAACAGCAGTTGGTAGATTTTCATGAGGCAGCGATCAATGTGGCAGAGAGAAACCAGAGCGAAGTGAGGGAAGGTCAATTTATAAgcacagaggatgaagaagggcAGAGAGAATGA